Proteins encoded by one window of Antechinus flavipes isolate AdamAnt ecotype Samford, QLD, Australia chromosome 4, AdamAnt_v2, whole genome shotgun sequence:
- the LOC127559995 gene encoding taste receptor type 2 member 7-like codes for MHSHEEEMLLVLIAGVFLIGVLGNGFMALVNCIDWAKRKKLSAVDLILVVLAISRISLLCTMKWKSFLITFFQNGFIEDQRIVDFLWATSHISSIWFATSLSIFYFLRIANFSHPFFFWLKWRIKQVICTFLVGPLFFSLISEFLLLEKMYYNRSLNSRENERNESQEVQVNKKQYFITQIGINFLNIPPFFLSIVSCFLLILSLWKHTQRMQPKVNASRDPSTMAHIRAMKATLSFLILLILYYIGLYITFKNFSRLSSIFGVVIMAFYPSGHTLILILWNSKLRLTALLVWGQMKCYLRSILGRW; via the coding sequence ATGCACAGTCATGAAGAGGAAATGCTGTTGGTTCTAATAGCTGGAGTATTTCTAATAGGAGTTCTAGGGAATGGATTCATGGCACTGGTGAACTGTATTGACTGggccaagagaaagaaattatcagcagTTGATCTCATCCTGGTTGTCCTGGCCATCTCCAGAATTAGTCTGTTGTGCACAATGAAATGGAAGAGCTTTCTAATCACTTTTTTTCAGAATGGATTCATTGAGGATCAAAGGATTGTGGATTTCTTATGGGCAACTTCCCACATTTCAAGTATTTGGTTTGCCACTTCCCTTAGCATTTTCTACTTCCTAAGGATTGCCAACTTCTCCCATCCCTTCTTCTTCTGGTTGAAATGGAGAATCAAGCAAGTGATCTGCACATTTCTGGTGGggccccttttcttctccttgatCAGCGAATTTCTACTATTGGAGAAAATGTACTACAATAGAAGCCTTAACagtagagaaaatgagagaaatgaatcTCAAGAGGTCCAAGTGAATAAAAAGCAATACTTTATTACACAGATTGGAATAAACTTTCTAAatattcctcccttctttctgtctATTGTATCCTGTTTCCTACTAATCCTCTCCTTGTGGAAGCACACCCAGAGAATGCAGCCCAAGGTCaatgcctccagagaccccagtACAATGGCCCACATTCGAGCCATGAAAGCCACACTCTCATTTCTCATTCTCTTGATACTCTATTATATAGGCCTCTACATCACTTTCAAAAACTTCTCAAGATTAAGCTCCATTTTCGGTGTTGTAATAATGGCCTTTTATCCCTCAGGACACACATTGATACTTATTTTATGGAATAGCAAACTGAGACTCACTGCCCTATTGGTGTGGGGGCAAATGAAATGCTATCTAAGAAGCATcctgggaagatggtag
- the LOC127558751 gene encoding taste receptor type 2 member 7-like, producing the protein MQSSGEKIILVLVAGEFLLGFLGNGFMVLVNGIDWIKSKKFATVDLILVQLAISRIGLLCTLISISSQLICCFAELLVNKSKVVDIFWILTHLSSIWSATSLSVFYFLKIANFSHPLFLWLKWRINQVVCMLQVGLFLITLFINLLLFTKTYNFTFNRENNTKAFPEFQVNGSQYITLQVIVNFLSLLPFTLSLSSFFFLILSLWRHTFQMKLNATGSKDSSTEAHVRAMKATFCFLFLFILFNLSTSIAQWSHIIPNKKLAGMFGLPLMILYPSGHSLILILYNSKLRQAALKVWWQVRCCLKRNK; encoded by the coding sequence ATGCAAAGTAGTGGGGAGAAAATCATATTGGTTCTGGTAGCTGGAGAGTTCCTTTTAGGGTTTTTAGGGAATGGATTCATGGTATTAGTAAATGGCATTGATTGGATCAAGAGCAAGAAGTTTGCGACGGTGGATCTCATCCTGGTACAGTTGGCCATTTCTAGAATTGGTCTGTTATGCACATTAATATCGATTAGCTCTCAACTTATATGCTGTTTTGCTGAATTACTGGTGAATAAATCTAAGGTTGTTGATATTTTCTGGATATTGACCCACCTTTCAAGTATTTGGTCTGCCACTTCCCTGAGTGTCTTCTATTTCCTGAAGATTGCCAACTTCTCCCACCCTCTCTTCCTCTGGCTGAAATGGAGAATAAACCAAGTGGTTTGCATGCTACAGGTGGGACTTTTCCTCATAACTTTGTTTATTAACCTTTTATTATTCACAAAAACTTACAACTTTACATTCAATAGAGAAAACAACACAAAAGCGTTCCCAGAGTTCCAGGTGAATGGAAGTCAATATATCACCCTGCAGGTTATTGTGAACTTCTTGAGTCTACTCCCCTTTACTTTGTCTctgtcctcattttttttcctcatcctctcCCTCTGGAGACATACTTTTCAGATGAAGCTCAATGCTACAGGATCCAAGGACTCCAGCACCGAGGCCCATGTTCGAGCCATGAAAGCAacattctgtttccttttcctctttatacTGTTCAACTTGAGTACATCCATTGCCCAGTGGAGCCACATAATTCCAAATAAAAAGCTGGCTGGGATGTTTGGATTGCCATTGATGATCCTCTATCCTTCAGGCCATTCTTTGATCCTGATTCTGTACAACAGCAAGCTGAGACAGGCAGCCCTCAAGGTGTGGTGGCAGGTGAGATGCTgcctgaaaagaaataaatga
- the LOC127561181 gene encoding taste receptor type 2 member 7-like, with the protein MLSHKEKIYMTIITGEFLLGFLVNGFIALVNCINWVKSKKLSSSDLILISLAFSRIGLVCAIIWNSYSVVHSIDIFITDYLKIIHIFLIFSHNSNIWFATVLSIFYFLKITNFTNSFFLWIKSRIDRMIFILLWGPLIPSFSISFPIMERMHYHQNNAINRGKERNMSQEVQVSKSNFFMLQILLSLLSLIPFTISVISFSLLILSLWRHTRQMQLHATGSRDPSTEAHIRAMKAVVSFLIFILLYYLGFFYIYMISSQEKNNITFMIRSFTVVLINIWMVDSVLEEKVRLVLTQTQI; encoded by the exons ATGCTAAGTCATAAAGAAAAAATCTATATGACTATCATAACTGGTGAATTTCTATTGGGCTTTCTTGTAAATGGATTCATAGCTCTGGTGAATTGCATCAACTGGGTTAAGAGCAAGAAACTTTCATCAAGTGATCTCATCCTGATCAGCTTGGCCTTTTCCAGAATTGGATTGGTGTGTGCGATAATATGGAACAGCTATTCAGTTGTACACTCTATTGATATATTCATCACAGATTatctaaaaataattcatatttttttgatatttagtCACAATTCAAATATTTGGTTTGCCACTGTTCTCAGCATCTTCTACTTTCTGAAGATTACCAATTTCAccaattccttcttcctctggaTAAAAAGTAGGATTGACAGAATGATCTTCATTCTTCTTTGGGGGCCTTTGATTCCCTCTTTTTCTATTAGTTTTCCAATAATGGAGAGAATGCATTATCATCAGAACAATGCAATTaataggggaaaggagagaaatatgtCCCAGGAGGTCCAAGTGAGTAAAAGTAACTTTTTCATGCTACAGATTCTCTTAAGCCTTCTGAGTCTTATTCCTTTTACAATCTCTGTGATTTCATTCTCCCTACTCATTCTTTCCCTGTGGAGACATACCCGACAGATGCAACTCCATGCTACTGGTTCCAGAGACCCTAGCACAGAAGCCCATATTAGAGCCATGAAAGCtgtggtttccttccttatcttcattttattgtaCTACCTAGGTTTCTTTTACATCTACATGATCAGCTCAcaggaaaagaataatattacTTTCATGATAA ggTCCTTTACTGTCGTCTTGATTAACATCTGGATGGTGGACTcagttctggaggagaaagtgagattggTGCTCACCCAAACTCAAATTTAA